GGTCTTCTCCTTGACGAGCGCGATGAGGGCGCCGCTCGCGTCCGTGACGCGCAGTTCGGTGAACAGGCTGAACTTGAATTCCAGCGTCAGGGGAAAGGTGAGCTTCACGCTGTCCCTTACGGGGTCAGGGGTCGGTGGGTTCCCACTGGTCGAGGCGGGTGCCGGGCGTGATGCCCGCGCCCTGCGCCCAGGTGTGGGCGGGCTGGGCCTTGCGGGCCTCGGGCTGCACGGTGCGGATCAGGACGGCTCTCTCCTGCGCGGCGACCGTCAGGCCTCCCTCGGTGACGCCCAGCACCTCGCCGGGCTGGCCGGACCCAGTGGTGACGCTGAGGCCCGCGAGTTTCAGGCGCGCGCCGCCCAGGAAGGCGGTCGTCTGCGGCCACGCGGCCACGCCACGGGAGCGGTTCACGATCTGCGCGGCCGTGTCGGTCCAGCGGACGAAGCCGTCCTCCTTGGTCAGCATTGGGGCGTGCGTGGCGAGGTTCTCGTCCTGCGGGGTGGGTTGCAGGCCGCCCAGGTCGGACAGCGCCTGCACGATCAGCCGGGCCGCCTGCGCGCTCAGGGCGTCCGCCAGTTCATGGGCCGTCCACTCGGGCGCGATGGGCAGCGCCTCCTGAAGCAGCACCGGGCCGGTGTCCATGCCCTCGTCGGTCTGCATGATCGTCGTGCCGGTCACGGCCTCGCCCCGGATCAGCGCCCACTGGATCGGCGCGGCCCCCCGGTAGGCGGGCAGCAGGCTGGTGTGCGTGTTCAGGAACCCGTACCGGGGCACCTCCAGCACGCTGGCGGGCAGGATCTTGCCGTACGCGCAGGTGACGGCCACGTCCGCGCCGGAGTCGCGCAGGGTCGCCTCGAAATCCGGGTTGCGGCGCAGGCGGGTGGGTTGCGCGAGCGGCAGGCCCAGTTCGGCGGCGCGGGCCGCGACGGGCGGCGGCGTGAGCTTCAGGCCGCGCCCCACCGGTTTATCCGGTTGCGCGACCACCAGCACCACCTCGAATGCCCCGCGGATCGCTTCCAGCACCGGCAGGGCGAAGGCGGGCGACCCGAAGAACGCCACGCGCGGCGGGCGGCTCATGCGCGCTCGGCGCGGCGGCGCTGCTCGTGCGCGGCCAGGTCGTTCAGCAACGCGCGGGATTTCTGCTGGATGGCCAGCAGTTCCTTGCGGTAATCCTCGGTCACCTCGGCCGGCAGGCGGTCCAGGAACATCACGCCGTCCAGGTGGTCGGCCTCATGCTGGAACACCCGCGCGAGGTAATCGTCCGCCTCGATCACGCGGCTCATGCCGTCCAGGTCGGTGTAGGACACCTGCACGGCGCGGGCGCGCGGCACGCCCTCCTCGTAGATGCCGGGAATGCTGAGGCAGCCCTCCTGGTACGAGCGGTCCTTTTTCTTGTTGATGACCTTCAGGACCGGGTTGAGCATCACGAAGTCACGCAGCACCCGCGAGCGCAGGTTGTCGTCGCCGCCCTCGTTCTCTTCCTCGTCGTCCTCGTACTCGACGGCCACGAACATCCGCACGGGCAGGCCGATCTGCGGGGCGGCCAGTCCGACGCCGCGCGCCTCGAACATCGTTTCGAGCATGCTGTTCGCCACCTGCCGCACCGTCTGCGGATCGAAGCCCGGCACGGTCAGCGTGTCGGTGGCCTGCAGGGGTTTGGCTTTGCGGCGCAGCACCGGGTCGCCGTACAGGCGCAGCGGGTACACGCGGGGAGAATCGAGGTCCGTCACAATGCTCTGTTTTACCAGACGGGCGGCCCCGCGACCCTGCCGCTGATCCCAGTCCAGCCGCCGGCCCCGCACCCGGCTGCCCCCCGCGTGCCGGTCGGATGGCGGGAGCATGAACGGCCCCTCACGCAAGTTCGCCCCTGAGCGTCAGGTAAGCGTGATTACAATGACCGTCAGTCAGTTGAGAGCCCCCCCCTCCCGTTCACCCGGCGCACCCGCCCCAAGGAGACCCATGACCCCCACCCGACCCACCCTGATCCTGACCCTGACCGCCGCCCTGCTGGGCCACGCCAGCGCCCAGACCGAACCCGCCCAGAGCGCACCCACGCCCGCGCCCACCAGCCTGCTCACGCAGACCCAGAGCGCCGCGCAGGCCGCCGCCGAGGCCCGCGACCTGACCCTCAAGGCCCGCAGCGCCTACCCGGCCGGCAGCGCCAACATCGACCAGACCCTCTGGAAACAGGCGGCCGCCGCCGCCGAAACCGCCGTGAGCGCCGCGCCCGGCAACCCCGACTACCTGAAACTGCGCGCCCAGATCTACACCGAAGTCGGCTTCTGGCGGCAGGCGGAACTCGCCTGGAACGCCTACTTCCGCGCCGCACCGGCCGCCGGAACGGCCGAATCGCAGCAGGCGGGCGCCGTGCAGTACAACCTCGGGTACGCCGCGTACACCCGCAACATGCCCGACCAGGCAGCCACGTTCTTCGCGGCCTGCCTGCAACTCGACCCGAACAGCGTCCCCTGCGCCACCTGGGCCGCCCGCACCGCGCTGGAAGCCGGGAACTACACCCAGGCGCAGACGCTGTACGCCCGCGCCCTCACCCTGAACCCCGCCGATAAGACCCTGACGTACTTCCAGGGGCTCGCGCAGAGCGCCGGAC
The DNA window shown above is from Deinococcus sp. LM3 and carries:
- the def gene encoding peptide deformylase, with product MRLYGDPVLRRKAKPLQATDTLTVPGFDPQTVRQVANSMLETMFEARGVGLAAPQIGLPVRMFVAVEYEDDEEENEGGDDNLRSRVLRDFVMLNPVLKVINKKKDRSYQEGCLSIPGIYEEGVPRARAVQVSYTDLDGMSRVIEADDYLARVFQHEADHLDGVMFLDRLPAEVTEDYRKELLAIQQKSRALLNDLAAHEQRRRAERA
- a CDS encoding tetratricopeptide repeat protein, whose product is MTPTRPTLILTLTAALLGHASAQTEPAQSAPTPAPTSLLTQTQSAAQAAAEARDLTLKARSAYPAGSANIDQTLWKQAAAAAETAVSAAPGNPDYLKLRAQIYTEVGFWRQAELAWNAYFRAAPAAGTAESQQAGAVQYNLGYAAYTRNMPDQAATFFAACLQLDPNSVPCATWAARTALEAGNYTQAQTLYARALTLNPADKTLTYFQGLAQSAGRYGPAATRAFSRAYGDREAGRKTQALAGFQEAARSAPNFAEAQREAGRLALELGNTQAALDAYTALNALPNPTAADRFNLTLATEAQQYGLNAVQTYRAAYQKYTAGDKTAAEAGFLTATQQSPTYAKAWAWLGRTRYEAKNYAGAAEAYAQAVKLDPTDKSSAYYLKLAQQGK
- the fmt gene encoding methionyl-tRNA formyltransferase; the encoded protein is MSRPPRVAFFGSPAFALPVLEAIRGAFEVVLVVAQPDKPVGRGLKLTPPPVAARAAELGLPLAQPTRLRRNPDFEATLRDSGADVAVTCAYGKILPASVLEVPRYGFLNTHTSLLPAYRGAAPIQWALIRGEAVTGTTIMQTDEGMDTGPVLLQEALPIAPEWTAHELADALSAQAARLIVQALSDLGGLQPTPQDENLATHAPMLTKEDGFVRWTDTAAQIVNRSRGVAAWPQTTAFLGGARLKLAGLSVTTGSGQPGEVLGVTEGGLTVAAQERAVLIRTVQPEARKAQPAHTWAQGAGITPGTRLDQWEPTDP